The proteins below are encoded in one region of Nyctibius grandis isolate bNycGra1 chromosome 7, bNycGra1.pri, whole genome shotgun sequence:
- the LOC137665765 gene encoding C-C chemokine receptor type 5-like, whose protein sequence is MENHTVDSVDWPLTTEFDYSDSAPCTGIEEKHFAANFLPPLYSLVVIFGLIGNMLVVLILVKYKRLKSMTDIYLLNLAISDLLFVFSLPFWAYYAVHDWIFGDALCRILSGVYLLGFYSGIFFIILLTLDRYLAIVHAVFALKARTVTYGILTSAVTWAVAIFASVPGTVFHKTQKENSRYTCSAHYPPEQRDVWKQFLTLKMNILGLVIPMLIMICSYTQIIKTLLQCRNEKKHKAVRLIFIIMIVYFFFWAPYNICILLRDFQGTFSITTCEGSGQLHKAIQVTETISMIHCCINPVIYAFAGEKFRKYLHSFFRKQIASHFSKFCPVFYVDTAERASSTYTQSTGEQEVSAAL, encoded by the coding sequence ATGGAAAACCACACTGTAGACTCAGTCGACTGGCCACTGACAACAGAATTCGACTACAGCGACTCGGCACCATGCACGGGAATTGAGGAAAAACACTTTGCAGCAAATTTTTTGCCGCCGCTTTATTCTTTGGTGGTGATATTTGGCCTCATAGGCAACATGCTCGTAGTCCTTATCCTGGTAAAATACAAGAGATTGAAGAGTATGACTGACATCTACCTGCTCAATTTGGCAATTTCTGATTTgctctttgtattttctctccctttttggGCTTATTATGCTGTTCACGACTGGATATTTGGGGATGCTCTGTGTAGAATTCTCTCAGGTGTCTACCTCCTTGGCTTCTACAGTGGGATCTTTTTCATAATCCTGCTGACCCTGGACAGGTATCTGGCCATAGTGCATGCAGTGTTTGCTTTAAAAGCTAGGACAGTTACCTACGGCATCCTCACCAGTGCTGTCACTTGGGCTGTTgctatttttgcttctgttcctgggacagtatttcacaaaactcaaaaggaaaattcacGTTATACTTGCAGTGCTCATTATCCACCAGAACAGAGAGATGTATGGAAGCAATTCCTGACCTTAAAAATGAACATCCTGGGACTTGTTATTCCAATGTTAATTATGATCTGCAGCTACACACAAATCATAAAGACATTACTGCAATGTCGGAACGAGAAGAAACATAAAGCAGTCAGGCTTATTTTTATCATCATGAttgtctacttttttttctgggcacCATACAACATTTGCATTCTCTTGCGTGATTTTCAAGGGACATTTTCCATCACTACTTGTGAAGGCAGTGGTCAACTGCACAAAGCAATCCAAGTGACAGAAACAATATCAATGATCCACTGTTGTATCAACCCTGTAATTTATGCCTTCGCCGGAGAAAAATTTAGAAAGTATCTTCATAGCTTTTTCCGAAAGCAGATTGCATCCCACTTCTCTAAATTCTGTCCCGTTTTCTATGTTGACACAGCTGAACGTGCTAGCTCCACCTACACACAATCTACTGGAGAACAAGAAGTTTCTGCTGCATTGTAA